DNA from Gemmatimonadota bacterium:
CACTTCATCCCCGGGCCGGACCACGCCGGACAGCACCGAACCCGCGTAGTACCGCGCGTTCTGATGAGGGCGGATGACGTACTGCACGGGGAAGCGCAGGTCCACCAGGTTGCGGTCGGTCAGGAACTGCACGTCCTCCAGGATATCCAGCACGGTCTGCCCGTGGTACCACGGCATGCGGCCGCTCTTCTCCACCACGTTGTCGCCGAGGAGGGCGCTTACCGGGACGAGCCGGATATCGCTCACGTTCAGCTTGGCGGCGTAGTCCAGGAAGACACGGCGGATGTCGTCGAAAACCGCTTCGCTGTAATCGACCATGTCCATCTTGTTCACGGCGACGACGAGGTGCTGGATGCCGAGCAGGGACGTGATGAAGGCGTGGCGGCGGGTCTGCGTCAGCACGCCGTTGCGCGCGTCGACGAGCACGATCGCCAGGTTGGCGCCGGACGCGCCGGTCGCCATGTTCCGCGTGTACTGTTCGTGGCCCGGGGTGTCGGCGATGATGAACTTCCGCTTCGGCGTCGAGAAATAGCGGTAGGCCACGTCGATGGTGATGCCCTGCTCCCGCTCGGCCTTGAGGCCGTCCAGCAACAGGGCCAGATCGGGCGCTTCGTCCTTGCGGGACAACTTCCTGAGGGAGGCGAGGTGGTCCTCGTAGATGTTCTTCGAGTCGGCCAGGAGCCTGCCGATCAGCGTGGACTTGCCGTCGTCCACGCTGCCCGCCGTACTGAAGCGCAGCAGTTCCTTTTCTTCGTTCTGGGTCAAAAAAGCCTGGATGTCGGTCATATCAAGTTGCGCTGCCGGTCGAAGAGCCGAACCGCCGTCTCAGCGGCCGAACCGCCGTCTCAGCGGCCGATCCGCCGCTTCGGTGGCCGGACCGCCGCTTCGGTGGCCAATCCGGCTTCAGAAATAGCCCTCCCGTTTCTTCAACTCCATCGACCCTTCCTGGTCGTGATCGATGATGCGTGTGGAACGTTCCGATATGCGCTCCACCATCATTTCCTCGATGATCTCTTCGACAGATGTCGCGGTGGATCTAACGGCTCCGGTGCAGGGCGAGCAACCCAGCGTGCGGAACCGGCATATCATGGCGCGGGGGGTCTCGCCGGGCAGCACGCGGGCCTGCCCCTCCACGGGGATCAGCTGCTCCCCCCGGACCACGACCTCGCGCTCCCGGGCAAAATAAAGGGGTACGACCGGGATGTTCTCCCGGTGGATGTACATCCAGACGTCCAGCTCGGTCCAGTTGGATAGGGGGAAGACCCGGATGGACTCCTCCTGGCCGATGCGGCAGTTGTACAGGTTCCACAGTTCGGGCCGCTGGTTCTTCGGATCCCACTGGCCGAAGCGGTCCCGGAAGGAGAAGAACCGTTCCTTGGCCCGCGATTTCTCCTCCTCGCGCCGGGCGCCGCCCAGCGCGGCGTCGAAGCGCCCTTCCCTGAGCCCGTCGAGCAGGGCCTGCGTCTTAAGCAGTCCGCAGCACCTTTGCGTGCCCAGGTCGTAGGGATTGGCGCCTTCGGCGATGGCTTCCTCGTTGCGGTGGACGATCAGGTCCGCCTCGTATTCCTCGGCCATGCGCCTTCGGAAGTCGTACATCTCCTCGAACTTGTACCCGGTGTCCACGTGCATGAGCGGGAAGGGCAGTTTCTGCGGATAGAAGGCCTTGCGCGCGAGGTGCAGCATGACCGAGGAATCCTTGCCGACCGAATACAGCATGACGGGCCGCTCGAATTCCGCGGCGACCTCGCGCATGACGTGGATGCTCTCGGCTTCGAGCTGCATCAGGTGTGAGATGGAATAACGAGGCATGAAAGGATCTACAGACAGGGTGCGATGTGGTCCATGACCATCTTCTCGGATTCCGCGGCCGTCAGCCGCGAGGTGTCGATGCGCAATTCCGGTGATTCCGGTGCTTCGTAGGGATCGTCAAGTCCGGTAAACCCGCTGATCTCGCCCCGCCTCGACCTGGCGTACAGTCCCTTTACGTCCCGGGACTCGCACACTGCCAGGGGCGTGGACAGGTGCACTTCGATGAAACGCACGCAGCGCTGCCGTACTTCCTCCCGGGCTTCCCGGTAAGGCGAAATGAGCGACACGATCGTGCAGATGCCGTTTCGCTCGAGGACCGATGCCAGGTAGCCGACGCGGGCGATGTGGGCCATGCGACCGGGTCTGTCGAACCCCGTGCCGGGAAAAACGGCCCGGATTTCATCTCCGTCCAGCCGTTCCGCCTTGATCCCGCCCTCAAGCAGGCGTCGGTGGATCCGGTCCGCGATCGTGCTCTTTCCCGATCCGGACAACCCGGTGAACCACAGGACAAAGGGTTTCTTCGCTTCGCGCGGTCTGTCCCCCACGCCTCGTCTCCCGCGTTGCCTCCGCCAGGTCGGCGGGCCGTCGATCAATCTGGGTCGCCTGGTCCACCTGGTTACCCCCATCTGTCGCCACCCAGTGCATTCCGTCTACGGCGCATACCATATAATGCAGCCGCGAACGAATTGCAACATATATATGAATTGGGCCGCAAGGGTTTATTTCGCGGGCTGTCCAACCATGAAATGCCTTGACGGAAACGGCGGATGTTCCGAGTTTCTTCTGTGTTCGACGTCCGTCCGGTTAGGCGCATGACAGGGATCGCCGCCATCGCCCGGCAGGAGGTTTTCTTGCGATCAGCCATGGCCATGCTCGTGTTTGTATTCGTCTCCGCGGCGCTGGTATCGAGTTGCGCCTCAGCGCCGAAGCCGCAGCATCCGTCCCTGGAAACCCCCGTACCCCTCCAGTGGACCGCCGCGCCGTCGGAAGGCGGTATCATCGATGAGCGCTGGTGGTCGGATTTCAGCGACTCCCGGCTGGACGGGCTCATCGACGAAGCCCTCTCCCGCAATTTCGAACTCAAGTCGGTCACCGGCCGAATGCAGGCCGCGCGGGCCCAGGCACGGATCGTAGGCGCCCCCCTGCTGCCCCAGGTCAGCCTGGATTTCAACCGTACCAGGACACGCCGGAATTTCATCGGATTCCCGATCCCCGGCGGGAACGGCGGTGTGCTGAAGACGACGTCGACGAACTACGGCGTATCGACGAATATCAACTGGGAGATCGACCTGTGGGGCCGGCTGAGCGATGACAAGGCGGCCGCGCTGGCGGATCTGCAGGGTACGCAGGCAGACCTCTATGGCGTCCGGTCGTCCGTGGCCGGTCAGACCGCCAAGGCGTGGTTCGCCGCCATAGAAGCCCGCCGCCAACTCGATCTGGCCCGGGCGACGAGAGATAATTTCAGCGAGGTGAACGAACGGATCGAGAACCGGTACGCGCGCGGACTCAGACCCGCCCTCGACCTCCGCCTTTCGCTGGCCAACGTGGCTGCGGCCGAGGCCGTCGTCCTCCAGCGGATGCAGGCCTTCGACGGCGTCGTCCGGCAGCTCGAGATCCTGCTCGGGAGGTATCCTTCGGCCGAACTCGCCATCGCTTCAGACCTACCCCCCGTACCCTCGACCGTGCCGGCCGGACTGCCCGCCGATCTCATCGCGCGCCGGCCGGACCTGATGCTGGCCGAGCGGCAACTCGCCGCGGCCGGCGCCCGTATCGGCGTAGCGAAGAAGGCGCGGTACCCGGCCATACGCCTGACCGGTTCGGGCGGGACGTCCACCGCCGCGCTGACCGACCTCCTCGATGGCGATTTTATCGTCTGGAGCCTCGTGTCCAGTCTGCTGCAACCGCTGTTCCAGGGTGGACGGCTCAGTGCGGGCGTGGACCTGGCGGAGGCCAACAGGGACCAGGTCCTGGCAAACTTCGCGGACCGGGCCCTGCGCGCCTACGGGGAGGTGGAAACCGCCCTGGCGGCGGACGGGCTTCTCCGGCGGCGCGAAGCCGCGCTCCTGGAAGCGACGACGCAGGCGGCGGCCGCCCGTGAACTGGCGGAATCGCGTTACCACGGCGGACTGAGCGACGTGATCACCATGCTGGACGCCCAGCGGCGGGCCTTCGATTCCGAGGGACAGTACCTGGCCGTGCGGCGTCAACGGCTGGACGCCCGGGTAGACCTCTACCTGGCGCTGGGCGGCGGATTCGAACGAATGGCAACGGAGACCGCCGATATAAAAGATATAGGTGATTTACAGGAGTAGAGGATGAACAAGTGGCTTAGAATATCCCTTCCGCTGGCCATTGTCGCGGGATCGGTGCTGATCATGGTCTTCCTGGTCCGTAGCCGGCCCGTGGTGGAAAGCAGGATGCCGGACGTCCCGCCTCCGCTGGTTCGCACGGCCGTCGCGACGCTGGACACGGTCCGGCTCACGGTACGGTCCCAGGGCGCGGTGATGCCCAGGACCGAGAGCGCGCTTTCGGCCGAGACGGACGGTCAGATCGTCTTCGTATCTCCTTCTTTCGTTCCCGGCGGGTTCTTCGAAAGAGACGAGTTGCTGGTGCGCCTCGACCCGCGCGACGCGGAACTGGCGGTCACGCGTGCCGCCGCGGATACGGCCCGGTTCGCCACCGCGCTGCAGATCGAGCAAGAGGAAGCCCGCCTCGCCGAGGACGAATGGCGCCGGCTGGGATCGGGCGCACCCATGCCGCTTGTCCTGAGAGAACCTCAACTGGCCCAGGCCCGGGCCAACCTGGAAGCGTCCGTCGCGGCGCTTCAGCAGGCGAAGCTCAACCTGGAACGAACGGAGATCCGCGCGCCGTACGCCGGCAGGGTAAGGAAGAAGAATGTGGACGTGGGCCAGTTCCTCCGGCGTGGCGAAGCGTTGGCGACCATCTACGCCATCAACTACGCCGAGATACGGCTGCCCATTCCCGATGAAGAACTGGCATTCTTCGACACGCCCATGCAGTTCCGCGGCGAGATGGCCCGCGCCGCGGGGCCCCCGGTCGTGATCAGCGCCGAATTCGCCGGCCGCCTGCACCGGTGGGACGGCACGGTGGTCCGCATGGAAGGCGAGATCGACCCCATGAGCCGGATGGTCTACGCGGTGGCCAGAATCCAGAATCCTTACGGACGGGGCGCGAATCCCGACCGGCCGCCCCTGGGCATCGGCATGTTCATCGAGGCCGAGATCCTGGGCAAGCGCTATCCCGATGTGGCGGTATTGCCCCGGACGGCCATGCATGGCGAGAACCGGATCGCCGTCATCGATGACGAAAACCGGCTTCGGTTTCGGCGCGTCGAGATCCTCAGGATAGCGTCCGACCAGGTTTACATCCAAAGCGGGATCGAGGCCGGCGAACGCGTCTGCCTGTCCGCTCTGGAAACCCAGGTGGACGGCATGGAAGTGCGGGTACTCGAATCGAGTTCGTCCGGAGCCGTCGTACAGGATGAGGAAGGCACGGGCAGATGAACTACGTACTGGCCTGGTTCGCACGGAACAACGTGGCGGCCAACCTGCTCATGATGACGATCATCGTGGGTGGACTGCTGATGATATCCCGGCTGAAGGTCGAGATCTTCCCCGAGTTCGAGACCGACATCGTCATCATCACGGTCCCCTACCTGGGCGCGGCGCCGGCCGAAGTGGAAGAAGCGGTATGCGTCCGGGTGGAAGAAGCCATTCAGGACCTGGACGGCATCAAGAAACTCAGTTCCACCGCTTCGGAGGGGGTCGGCAGGATCCAGGTCGAGGTGGATCCCGACGCCGACGCCCGCACGCTGCTCCATGATCTGAAGTCCCGCGTGGACGCCATCGACACCTTCCCGGAGGAAACGGAGAAACCGGTGATCCAGGAGATCATCTTCCGGCGCCAGGTCATCGACGTCGCCGTGGCCGGGCGGCTGGACGAACCGTCCATGAAGCGCCTGGCCGAAGAGATCCGGGAAGACCTGCTGGCCCAGCCGGAGATCAGCCATGTAAACCTGGCGAGCGTCCGTCCGTACGAGATATCGATCGAGGTTTCTGAAGCCGCGCTCCGCCGCTACGGCCTGACGTTCTCCGAGGTCGTCGGCGCCGTGCGGAATTCCTCGCTCGACCTGCCCGGCGGATCGGTGAAGACCCCCGGCGGCGAGATCCTGCTCCGATCGAAGGGACAGGCCCTGGTCGGAGCCGAATTCGACCGGATCGTGCTGCGGTCCCGCTCCGACGGCACGCGGCTTCTCCTCAGCCACGTGGCCCGGGTCGTCGACGGATTCGCGGAAACGGACGTCTTCTCCCGGTTCGACGGAAAACCGGCCGCCCTGGTGAAGGTCTTCCGCGTGGGCAACGAGAACATCCT
Protein-coding regions in this window:
- a CDS encoding efflux RND transporter periplasmic adaptor subunit, with the translated sequence MNKWLRISLPLAIVAGSVLIMVFLVRSRPVVESRMPDVPPPLVRTAVATLDTVRLTVRSQGAVMPRTESALSAETDGQIVFVSPSFVPGGFFERDELLVRLDPRDAELAVTRAAADTARFATALQIEQEEARLAEDEWRRLGSGAPMPLVLREPQLAQARANLEASVAALQQAKLNLERTEIRAPYAGRVRKKNVDVGQFLRRGEALATIYAINYAEIRLPIPDEELAFFDTPMQFRGEMARAAGPPVVISAEFAGRLHRWDGTVVRMEGEIDPMSRMVYAVARIQNPYGRGANPDRPPLGIGMFIEAEILGKRYPDVAVLPRTAMHGENRIAVIDDENRLRFRRVEILRIASDQVYIQSGIEAGERVCLSALETQVDGMEVRVLESSSSGAVVQDEEGTGR
- the cysC gene encoding adenylyl-sulfate kinase encodes the protein MGVTRWTRRPRLIDGPPTWRRQRGRRGVGDRPREAKKPFVLWFTGLSGSGKSTIADRIHRRLLEGGIKAERLDGDEIRAVFPGTGFDRPGRMAHIARVGYLASVLERNGICTIVSLISPYREAREEVRQRCVRFIEVHLSTPLAVCESRDVKGLYARSRRGEISGFTGLDDPYEAPESPELRIDTSRLTAAESEKMVMDHIAPCL
- a CDS encoding TolC family protein, producing the protein MFRVSSVFDVRPVRRMTGIAAIARQEVFLRSAMAMLVFVFVSAALVSSCASAPKPQHPSLETPVPLQWTAAPSEGGIIDERWWSDFSDSRLDGLIDEALSRNFELKSVTGRMQAARAQARIVGAPLLPQVSLDFNRTRTRRNFIGFPIPGGNGGVLKTTSTNYGVSTNINWEIDLWGRLSDDKAAALADLQGTQADLYGVRSSVAGQTAKAWFAAIEARRQLDLARATRDNFSEVNERIENRYARGLRPALDLRLSLANVAAAEAVVLQRMQAFDGVVRQLEILLGRYPSAELAIASDLPPVPSTVPAGLPADLIARRPDLMLAERQLAAAGARIGVAKKARYPAIRLTGSGGTSTAALTDLLDGDFIVWSLVSSLLQPLFQGGRLSAGVDLAEANRDQVLANFADRALRAYGEVETALAADGLLRRREAALLEATTQAAAARELAESRYHGGLSDVITMLDAQRRAFDSEGQYLAVRRQRLDARVDLYLALGGGFERMATETADIKDIGDLQE
- the cysD gene encoding sulfate adenylyltransferase subunit CysD — encoded protein: MPRYSISHLMQLEAESIHVMREVAAEFERPVMLYSVGKDSSVMLHLARKAFYPQKLPFPLMHVDTGYKFEEMYDFRRRMAEEYEADLIVHRNEEAIAEGANPYDLGTQRCCGLLKTQALLDGLREGRFDAALGGARREEEKSRAKERFFSFRDRFGQWDPKNQRPELWNLYNCRIGQEESIRVFPLSNWTELDVWMYIHRENIPVVPLYFAREREVVVRGEQLIPVEGQARVLPGETPRAMICRFRTLGCSPCTGAVRSTATSVEEIIEEMMVERISERSTRIIDHDQEGSMELKKREGYF